A genomic region of Papaver somniferum cultivar HN1 chromosome 7, ASM357369v1, whole genome shotgun sequence contains the following coding sequences:
- the LOC113295560 gene encoding uncharacterized protein LOC113295560, whose amino-acid sequence MIFCKGNLRSLHNLLELLGKYQTTSGQTVCRQKSKVYYGGGTLSRCRTITDLLGMEVSTFPDRYLGVQIMPGAVKYRHISNVVDKIKKQLSVWKGKMLSFQDRVVLINSVISSYAIHNMVVYKWPQKFIQHVERAIRNFLWSGDANTARKFVVGYDKICCLVKEGGLGITRMVVTNRALLMKFWWNIRSSTKKWARFLWAKYTTRAGIIKQYGVNSSILSGVRLVHTIVDRNTKVLLGDGRTTSLYFNVLHGNASIADMLGENDLDGTVMVYDILVNNNWQLQGIHAQNLVRDRVDIHNLPLLQGGTNCRVWMVSS is encoded by the coding sequence ATGATTTTTTGCAAAGGCAACCTGAGGAGTTTGCATAATCTCCTTGAGTTGCTTGGGAAATATCAAACGACCTCAGGCCAAACGgtttgtcgtcaaaagagtaaggtttattatggtggtggaaCCTTGAGTCGTTGTAGAACTATCACTGATTTGCTTGGTATGGAAGTCTCTACCTTCCCAGACaggtatttgggagttcaaattatgcCTGGAGCTGTAAAATATCGTCACATTAGCAATGTAGTTGATAAGATTAAAAAGCAACTCTCTGTTTGGAAAGGAAAAATGCTCTCTTTTCAAGATCGGGTTGTTCTTATTAATTCCGTGATTTCTAGTTATGCCATTCACAACATGGTTGTTTATAAGTGGCCTCAGAAGTTCATTCAGCATGTGGAAAGGGCTATACGCAATTTCCTTTGGTCCGGAGATGCTAATACTGCAAGAAAATTTGTTGTGGGCTACGACAAAATCTGTTGCCTTGTGAAGGAAGGTGGTTTGGGAATTACTAGAATGGTTGTTACAAATAGAGCGCTTCTAATGAAATTCTGGTGGAATATACGTTCTTCTACAAAAAAGTGGGCTCGTTTTTTATGGGCTAAGTATACTACACGTGCTGGCATAATTAAACAGTATGGCGTAAACTCTTCAATTCTTTCTGGCGTCAGGCTTGTGCATACTATTGTGGACAGAAATACCAAGGTCCTGCTTGGTGATGGGAGAACTACTTCACTATACTTCAATGTTTTGCATGGTAATGCAAGCATTGCTGACATGCTTGGTGAAAATGATCTTGATGGCACTGTCATGGTTTATGATATTCTTGTTAATAACAATTGGCAGCTGCAGGGTATTCACGCACAGAATTTGGTCCGAGATAGAGTTGACATTCATAACTTGCCACTTCTACAAGGTGGAACAAATTGCAGGGTTTGGATGGTATCTTCCTAG